One region of Armatimonadota bacterium genomic DNA includes:
- a CDS encoding HNH endonuclease — protein MSHEVLVLNNDYEPLNVCNLRRAIVLVYLGKAEVLHTNSKVITTLNGSFDSPTVVKLRYHVKRPIPELKLSRRSIFARDNYTCQYCGQQSHDLTLDHVIPKRLGGKSTWENLVCCCRKCNSKKGDKTLKEANMTLIRQPRRPRYVPFISMTKYLEGARNEHWRMYLPIFGDLPEAAS, from the coding sequence ATGAGTCACGAGGTATTAGTTCTAAATAATGATTATGAGCCGCTGAATGTTTGTAACCTAAGGCGGGCGATTGTTCTTGTTTACCTTGGGAAAGCTGAGGTTCTTCACACGAACTCGAAGGTTATAACAACTCTCAACGGATCGTTTGACTCGCCGACCGTGGTCAAGCTGCGCTATCATGTGAAGCGTCCTATACCTGAGCTCAAATTATCGCGAAGAAGTATTTTCGCTCGTGACAACTATACCTGTCAGTATTGCGGTCAACAGTCCCATGACCTTACGCTCGACCATGTGATTCCAAAACGACTTGGTGGCAAGTCTACGTGGGAGAACCTCGTCTGCTGTTGTCGGAAGTGCAATAGCAAGAAGGGCGACAAAACTCTTAAGGAAGCTAATATGACACTTATCCGACAGCCGCGTCGACCAAGGTATGTGCCATTTATAAGCATGACTAAATATCTTGAAGGTGCGCGGAACGAGCATTGGCGTATGTATCTGCCAATCTTTGGCGATCTGCCCGAAGCGGCCTCTTAG